A portion of the Micromonospora vinacea genome contains these proteins:
- a CDS encoding YciI family protein: MKQYLLSVHFVEGAPTPSDEETQTMFRETGRINDDMQAAGAWVFGGGLTSPDSATVVRVDNGTATMSDGPFAETKEHIAGFWVIKCADLDAALAWAERCAAACGPVEVRPFDDLSQA; encoded by the coding sequence GCACTTCGTCGAGGGCGCGCCGACGCCGTCCGACGAGGAGACGCAGACCATGTTCAGGGAGACCGGCCGGATCAACGACGACATGCAGGCCGCGGGTGCCTGGGTCTTCGGCGGAGGGCTCACGTCACCGGACAGCGCCACCGTCGTCCGGGTCGACAACGGCACCGCCACCATGAGCGACGGGCCGTTCGCCGAGACCAAGGAGCACATCGCCGGGTTCTGGGTCATCAAGTGCGCGGACCTGGACGCGGCGCTGGCCTGGGCCGAGAGGTGCGCGGCGGCCTGCGGCCCGGTCGAGGTGCGTCCCTTCGACGACCTGTCCCAGGCCTGA
- a CDS encoding RNA polymerase sigma factor, with translation MDLASIYRAEYGRCVATLTRLLGDINLAEEAVQDAFTTALQKWQIPPPNPGAWIVTTARNRAVDRLRRESTREARHAQALLLHHPDEPREVGPVRDDQLRLIFTCCHPALAPDARTALTLRLLGGLDVPEIARAYLVQEATVAQRIVRAKKKIRDAGIPYRVPAEHELPDRLPPVLAVLYLMFNEGYAATAGPLIRTDLCGEAIRLARELATLMPDEPEVLGLLALLLLTEARRPARLDPNGELVLLADQDRSLWNRSLIAEGHGLVRRCLRRNRPGPYQIQAAISAVHTDGATTDWPQVLALYDQLHALAPTPVVALNRAVAVAEVHGPAVALAALEDVDLPGYHRLPATRAELLARLGRDDEARAAYDQAAALATNETERAYLQKRRTELTREWRAS, from the coding sequence ATGGACCTGGCGAGCATCTACCGCGCGGAGTACGGCCGCTGCGTCGCCACGCTGACCCGCCTCCTCGGTGACATCAACCTCGCCGAGGAGGCGGTCCAGGACGCCTTCACCACGGCGCTGCAGAAGTGGCAGATCCCGCCGCCGAATCCGGGCGCCTGGATCGTGACCACCGCCCGCAACCGTGCCGTCGACCGGCTTCGCCGGGAGTCGACCCGCGAGGCCCGGCACGCCCAGGCCCTGCTGCTGCATCACCCCGACGAGCCACGAGAGGTGGGACCGGTGCGGGACGACCAGCTGCGACTCATCTTCACCTGCTGCCATCCGGCGCTCGCACCGGACGCCCGGACGGCCCTCACGCTGCGCCTGCTCGGCGGCCTCGACGTACCGGAGATCGCCCGGGCCTACCTGGTCCAGGAGGCGACGGTCGCCCAGCGGATCGTGCGCGCCAAGAAGAAGATCCGCGACGCCGGCATCCCCTACCGGGTACCGGCCGAACACGAGCTGCCGGACCGGTTGCCGCCGGTGCTCGCCGTGCTCTACCTGATGTTCAACGAGGGCTACGCGGCCACCGCCGGCCCGTTGATCAGAACGGACCTGTGCGGCGAGGCGATCCGGCTCGCCCGCGAACTCGCCACGTTGATGCCCGACGAGCCCGAGGTCCTGGGTCTGCTCGCCCTGCTGCTGCTGACCGAGGCGCGCCGCCCGGCCCGGCTCGACCCGAACGGCGAACTGGTGCTGCTGGCCGACCAGGACCGGTCACTGTGGAACCGGTCGCTCATCGCCGAGGGCCACGGCCTGGTCCGCCGGTGCCTGCGCCGCAACCGGCCCGGCCCGTACCAGATCCAGGCCGCGATCAGCGCTGTGCACACCGACGGCGCAACCACCGACTGGCCGCAGGTCCTGGCGCTGTACGACCAGCTCCACGCGCTCGCGCCAACCCCGGTCGTCGCGCTCAACCGTGCGGTCGCCGTCGCCGAGGTGCACGGACCGGCGGTGGCCCTCGCCGCGTTGGAGGACGTCGACCTCCCGGGCTATCACCGGCTGCCCGCCACCCGGGCCGAGCTGCTGGCCCGGCTCGGACGGGACGACGAGGCCCGAGCCGCCTACGACCAGGCCGCGGCCCTGGCCACCAATGAGACCGAGCGGGCCTACCTACAGAAGCGTCGCACCGAACTCACCCGTGAATGGAGAGCATCATGA
- a CDS encoding dihydrofolate reductase family protein — protein sequence MTATYTVDVFSSLDGFGTTSGNWGGYWGKQGPELLAHRLSVYSAEQRMVFGANTYRVFARMLAASTEESEVRDAWVTRMRNLPATVVSNTLEGPLDWPDGTVLRGDAVDVVARLKEESDVPLRSHGSLSMNRALMAAGLVDLVQVTLFPVVTGQTGTEPIFQGAADFDLELVESRTLDGRTQELVYRPTLHV from the coding sequence ATGACCGCCACCTACACCGTCGACGTCTTTTCCAGCCTCGACGGCTTCGGAACCACCAGCGGAAACTGGGGCGGCTACTGGGGTAAGCAGGGCCCCGAACTGCTTGCGCACCGCCTGTCCGTCTACAGCGCGGAGCAGCGCATGGTCTTCGGGGCCAACACGTACCGGGTGTTTGCGCGGATGCTGGCCGCGAGCACCGAGGAGTCCGAGGTCCGCGACGCCTGGGTGACCCGGATGAGGAACCTGCCGGCGACCGTGGTGTCGAACACGCTGGAGGGCCCCCTCGACTGGCCGGACGGGACCGTCCTGCGCGGCGACGCCGTCGACGTCGTCGCCCGGCTCAAGGAGGAGTCCGACGTGCCGCTGCGATCGCACGGCAGCCTGTCGATGAACCGGGCGCTGATGGCCGCCGGGCTGGTCGACCTCGTCCAGGTGACGCTCTTCCCGGTGGTCACCGGACAGACCGGCACCGAGCCGATCTTCCAGGGCGCGGCCGACTTCGACCTGGAGCTGGTCGAGAGCCGTACCCTCGACGGCCGCACCCAGGAACTCGTCTACCGGCCGACCCTGCACGTCTGA
- a CDS encoding AMIN-like domain-containing (lipo)protein: MRIRSALTALAVVLAGLVASAGSSTAAGTTTTAAYCGITWGSAEKTAGALSGAPLVDVRTGRHDCYDRVVFEFAGPVDGYAIGYGETWTEGEGLALSPYTAGGALLRVSLRAPAYDDDHLGTVPYAVGEHVANLLRYPTLRDVVFGGSFEGYSTFAVGVRARLPFRVLVLAGPGTHSRVVLDVAHQW; the protein is encoded by the coding sequence ATGAGGATCAGGAGCGCACTGACCGCGTTGGCGGTCGTCCTCGCCGGGCTGGTCGCCAGCGCCGGCAGCAGCACCGCCGCGGGCACCACGACCACTGCGGCGTACTGCGGGATCACCTGGGGCAGCGCGGAGAAGACGGCCGGCGCGCTGAGCGGCGCCCCGCTGGTCGACGTACGGACCGGCCGGCACGACTGCTACGACCGGGTGGTGTTCGAGTTCGCCGGCCCGGTCGACGGTTACGCGATCGGTTACGGCGAGACGTGGACCGAGGGCGAAGGGCTGGCGCTGTCGCCGTACACCGCCGGGGGCGCGCTACTGCGGGTCTCGCTGCGGGCCCCGGCGTACGACGACGACCACCTGGGCACGGTGCCCTACGCGGTCGGTGAGCACGTGGCGAACCTGCTGCGCTACCCGACGCTGCGCGACGTGGTCTTCGGCGGCAGCTTCGAGGGCTACAGCACCTTCGCGGTCGGAGTACGGGCCCGGTTGCCGTTCCGGGTGCTCGTACTCGCCGGCCCCGGCACCCACAGCCGGGTGGTGCTCGACGTCGCCCACCAGTGGTGA